From the genome of Phytohabitans rumicis, one region includes:
- a CDS encoding lysophospholipid acyltransferase family protein encodes MSDLVYPPVIGLAKALFRALDLRITVIGAEHLPRTGGAVLASNHVSYLDFIFCGLAAQPSRRLVRFMAKQSVFKHRIGGPLMRGMHHIPVDRDAGLASYKAALAALKDGEVVGVFPEATISQSFTVKEIKTGATRMAAAANVPLVPMAVWGTQRMWTKGHPRALTRRHTPISIVVGEPMRPGRRDDQAGTALRARMQELLDQAQRDYPDKPADSADNWWLPAHLGGGAPPRKLR; translated from the coding sequence ATGTCCGACCTCGTGTACCCGCCGGTCATCGGCCTGGCCAAGGCCCTGTTCCGCGCGCTCGACTTGCGCATCACGGTGATCGGCGCCGAGCACCTCCCGCGTACCGGTGGCGCGGTGCTGGCCAGCAACCACGTCAGCTACCTCGACTTCATCTTCTGCGGGCTGGCCGCCCAGCCGTCTCGGCGGCTGGTCCGGTTCATGGCGAAGCAGTCGGTCTTCAAGCACCGGATCGGCGGGCCGCTGATGCGTGGCATGCATCACATCCCGGTCGACCGCGACGCGGGTCTCGCCTCGTACAAGGCGGCCCTGGCGGCGCTCAAGGACGGCGAGGTGGTCGGCGTCTTCCCGGAGGCGACGATCAGCCAGTCGTTCACCGTCAAGGAGATCAAGACCGGGGCGACCCGGATGGCCGCCGCGGCCAACGTGCCCCTGGTGCCGATGGCCGTCTGGGGCACGCAACGGATGTGGACCAAGGGGCACCCGCGCGCGCTGACCCGGCGGCACACGCCGATCTCGATCGTGGTGGGCGAGCCGATGCGACCGGGCCGCCGCGACGACCAGGCCGGGACCGCGCTGCGGGCGCGGATGCAGGAGCTACTGGACCAGGCTCAGCGCGATTATCCGGACAAACCCGCCGACTCGGCGGACAACTGGTGGTTGCCGGCCCACCTCGGTGGCGGTGCCCCGCCCCGGAAGCTACGGTGA
- a CDS encoding LacI family DNA-binding transcriptional regulator produces the protein MQLGFVASVVEAAARVDLDVLLSPSGGDHDRSFERIVSGRRVDGVILMEIRLEDERVTRLQQTGLPFVTIGHTAHPHGTCWVDVDYATLIARCVHHLADLGHRHIALINRSAELVAAGYGPAQRALTGFTEAIAQRGLTGVDLCCADDAPGGEACLERLRDEHPDVTAIATINEAALPGIQRALERAGVVVPRDMSIAGVAARHWAEDFRPPLTAADVPTEMGNHAVDLLLERIATPDAPPRHLLLTPPISLRASTGPSPTR, from the coding sequence ATGCAACTCGGCTTCGTCGCCAGCGTGGTCGAGGCCGCCGCCCGCGTCGACCTCGACGTGCTGCTGTCCCCTTCCGGCGGCGACCACGACCGCTCCTTCGAACGGATCGTCAGCGGCCGGCGGGTCGACGGCGTCATCCTGATGGAGATCCGCCTGGAGGACGAGCGCGTCACCCGGCTACAGCAGACCGGGCTGCCGTTCGTCACCATCGGGCACACCGCCCACCCGCACGGCACCTGCTGGGTCGACGTCGACTACGCCACCCTGATCGCCCGGTGCGTACACCACCTCGCCGACCTCGGCCACCGCCACATCGCCCTGATCAACCGCTCCGCCGAACTGGTCGCCGCCGGCTACGGACCGGCACAGCGCGCCCTGACCGGGTTCACCGAGGCCATCGCCCAGCGCGGCCTGACCGGCGTCGACCTGTGCTGTGCCGACGACGCCCCCGGCGGCGAAGCCTGCCTCGAACGCCTGCGCGACGAACACCCCGACGTCACCGCCATCGCCACCATCAACGAGGCCGCGCTGCCCGGCATCCAGCGCGCCCTAGAACGCGCCGGAGTCGTCGTACCCCGGGACATGTCCATCGCCGGCGTGGCCGCCCGGCACTGGGCCGAGGACTTCCGCCCGCCACTGACCGCCGCCGATGTGCCGACCGAGATGGGCAACCACGCCGTCGACCTGCTCCTGGAACGCATCGCCACCCCCGACGCACCGCCCCGGCACCTGCTGCTCACCCCGCCGATCTCCCTTCGCGCCAGCACCGGACCCTCCCCCACCCGGTAA
- a CDS encoding sugar ABC transporter substrate-binding protein, giving the protein MKTPARRWRAVGAALVAVAFAGVATACSSSSSDDGSSEGGGTYAIWDPYPQFNDDSAWVKLLGSCGTSAGVTVERTGYDTSDLTNKALLAAQQDNSPDVLIIDNPVISTLAEAGALTTTEENKLDTSAMEPNLLGAGQSGGKTYGVPIGANTLALYYNKDLLTKAGVDIAQVKDWPSLTTALAKVKGAGKKGITFSAIGTEEGSFQFLPWFWGSGAQLTALDSAQAVSALTLWTDWLKQGYAPNSVINNTQTTSWQEFASGDYAFSENGTWQLGNAEKLDFEYGIIPVPASSGGTAPAPTGGEFVSIPVQSDTGRYATSQKLVACLTSPDNLLTTDTTLSYIAPVAAVQDKQVAADAKLKVWVDAVQAAKGRTGDNLGTKYPKISEPLWTAMQAALSGAKSPQEALSAAQTTAASATK; this is encoded by the coding sequence ATGAAGACCCCCGCCCGCAGGTGGCGCGCCGTGGGTGCCGCGCTCGTCGCCGTCGCATTCGCTGGCGTCGCGACCGCCTGCTCGTCCTCGTCCTCCGACGACGGCTCCTCGGAAGGCGGCGGCACGTACGCCATCTGGGACCCGTATCCGCAGTTCAACGACGACTCCGCCTGGGTGAAGCTGCTGGGGAGCTGTGGCACCTCGGCCGGCGTGACCGTCGAGCGGACCGGCTACGACACCTCCGACCTGACCAACAAGGCACTGCTGGCCGCGCAGCAGGACAACTCGCCCGACGTACTGATCATCGACAACCCGGTGATCTCGACGCTCGCCGAGGCGGGCGCGCTCACCACCACCGAGGAGAACAAGCTCGACACGTCGGCCATGGAGCCGAACCTGCTCGGCGCCGGACAGAGCGGCGGCAAGACGTACGGCGTCCCGATCGGGGCGAACACCCTGGCCCTCTACTACAACAAGGACCTGCTGACCAAGGCGGGCGTGGACATCGCACAGGTGAAGGACTGGCCGTCGCTGACCACGGCGCTGGCCAAGGTGAAGGGGGCGGGGAAGAAGGGCATCACCTTCTCCGCGATCGGCACCGAAGAGGGCAGCTTCCAGTTCCTGCCCTGGTTCTGGGGCTCCGGCGCGCAGCTGACCGCGCTGGACTCGGCGCAGGCGGTCTCCGCGCTGACCCTGTGGACCGACTGGCTGAAGCAGGGGTACGCACCGAACTCGGTCATCAACAACACCCAGACCACGAGCTGGCAGGAGTTCGCCAGCGGCGACTACGCGTTCAGCGAGAACGGCACGTGGCAGCTGGGCAATGCCGAAAAGCTCGACTTCGAGTACGGGATCATCCCGGTCCCGGCAAGCTCGGGCGGCACGGCGCCGGCGCCGACCGGTGGTGAGTTCGTCTCGATCCCGGTGCAGAGCGACACCGGCCGGTACGCCACGTCGCAAAAGCTGGTGGCCTGCCTGACCAGCCCGGACAACCTGCTCACCACCGACACCACGCTGTCGTACATCGCACCCGTCGCGGCCGTGCAGGACAAGCAGGTCGCCGCCGACGCCAAGCTCAAGGTCTGGGTCGACGCGGTGCAGGCCGCCAAGGGTCGCACCGGCGACAACCTGGGCACCAAGTATCCGAAGATCTCCGAACCACTGTGGACCGCGATGCAGGCCGCGCTCAGCGGCGCGAAGTCGCCCCAGGAAGCACTGTCCGCCGCACAGACCACGGCCGCAAGTGCGACAAAGTAA
- a CDS encoding carbohydrate ABC transporter permease has translation MGWAFLAPVTLYLLAFYAYPLYRNIELSLREYTVRSFVQGGAPFAGLDNYRKILSDPTFAPALLHTVVFTVASLAFQFSIGMALAVFFYQHFPLSRTLRALFLVPWLLPLIVSASTWSWMLNSDAGVVNAALGAVGVGPVNWLTSPDWSLVSVIIANVWIGIPFNLVVLYSGLQAIPATLYEAASLDGATGWQRFWRVTFPLLRPVSAITLLLGLIYTLKVFDIIWIMTRGGPTDSSTTFATWSYRLGFGNLLPAFGPGAAVGNLLIVLALIFGLIYIRIQRRQQL, from the coding sequence GTGGGGTGGGCGTTTCTCGCGCCGGTAACGCTTTACCTGCTGGCGTTCTACGCCTACCCCCTCTATCGCAATATCGAGCTGAGCCTGCGCGAGTACACGGTCCGCTCGTTCGTCCAAGGTGGAGCGCCGTTCGCCGGGCTGGACAACTACCGGAAGATCCTGTCCGACCCGACCTTCGCCCCGGCGCTGCTGCACACCGTGGTCTTCACCGTCGCGTCGCTGGCCTTCCAATTCAGCATCGGCATGGCGCTCGCGGTCTTCTTCTACCAACACTTCCCGCTGTCCCGCACGCTGCGGGCGCTGTTCCTCGTACCGTGGCTGCTGCCTTTGATCGTGTCGGCGTCCACCTGGTCGTGGATGCTCAACAGCGACGCCGGCGTGGTCAACGCCGCACTCGGCGCCGTCGGGGTCGGCCCGGTCAACTGGCTAACCTCACCGGACTGGTCGCTGGTCTCCGTGATCATCGCGAACGTCTGGATCGGCATCCCGTTCAACCTGGTGGTGCTCTACAGCGGCCTGCAGGCGATCCCCGCGACCCTGTACGAGGCGGCGTCGCTGGACGGCGCGACGGGGTGGCAACGGTTCTGGCGGGTCACGTTTCCGCTGCTGCGCCCGGTGTCGGCGATCACGCTACTGCTCGGCCTGATCTACACGCTGAAGGTCTTCGACATCATCTGGATCATGACCAGGGGCGGCCCGACCGACTCCTCCACGACGTTCGCCACGTGGTCGTACCGGCTCGGGTTCGGCAACCTGCTGCCCGCGTTCGGGCCCGGCGCGGCCGTCGGCAACCTGCTGATCGTGCTGGCCCTGATCTTCGGACTGATCTACATCCGCATCCAGCGAAGGCAACAGCTATGA
- a CDS encoding carbohydrate ABC transporter permease: protein MRRATKTAIGLVLTAVMLFPVYWMINVSFTRDQDMRADPPHLFPVDGTLEGYRAVLDQQLPYLGTSLLVGLGTVALTVALAAPAGYALAKLRPAGGGALSFVLLIAQMIPGIIMAMGFYAIYLNIGVLNSIPGLILADSTIAVPFGVLIFTAFMSGIPEELMQAAVVDGAGRLRTFWSVVLPVSRNSIVTVSLFAFLWAWSDFIFASTLDGGGDHRPITLGIYQYIGNNNQQWNAIMATAVVASIPATILLIIAQRYVAAGVTAGAIKD, encoded by the coding sequence ATGAGGCGCGCGACCAAGACGGCCATCGGGCTGGTGTTGACGGCGGTCATGCTCTTTCCGGTCTACTGGATGATCAACGTGTCGTTCACCCGCGACCAGGACATGCGGGCCGACCCGCCGCACCTGTTCCCCGTCGACGGGACGCTTGAGGGGTACCGGGCGGTGCTGGACCAGCAGTTGCCGTACCTCGGCACCAGCCTGCTCGTCGGGCTCGGCACGGTGGCGCTGACCGTGGCGCTGGCGGCGCCGGCCGGGTACGCGCTGGCCAAGCTGCGGCCGGCCGGCGGCGGCGCGCTCAGCTTCGTGCTGCTGATCGCGCAGATGATCCCCGGGATCATCATGGCGATGGGCTTCTACGCCATCTACCTCAACATCGGCGTGCTCAACTCGATCCCCGGCCTGATCCTGGCCGACTCGACGATCGCGGTGCCGTTCGGCGTACTGATCTTCACGGCCTTCATGTCCGGGATACCGGAGGAGCTGATGCAGGCAGCCGTCGTCGACGGGGCCGGCCGGCTGCGCACGTTCTGGTCGGTGGTGCTGCCGGTCAGCCGCAACTCGATCGTCACCGTTTCGCTGTTCGCATTTCTGTGGGCGTGGTCGGACTTCATCTTCGCGTCCACTCTGGATGGTGGTGGAGACCACCGGCCGATCACGCTCGGCATCTACCAGTACATCGGAAACAACAACCAGCAGTGGAACGCCATCATGGCCACCGCCGTGGTCGCCTCCATCCCGGCCACCATCCTGCTGATCATCGCCCAACGGTACGTCGCGGCCGGCGTGACGGCCGGCGCCATCAAGGACTGA
- a CDS encoding amylo-alpha-1,6-glucosidase produces the protein MFSIQDIPFSYRGSWLNISPVVAEKTYADDLHLVSHQTGLHPVLRFTPSHLDATVVATPALLTWQHETGRVELAYEGPDTIRVRGDGLGMRIAAAAATLTPFSGTYLYRDPVDGSHVFTSYETGRRYRLTVLHGELAGSDGVQALGAADRGVTLPAGQPWEIAIEEYEAARRPYASTALFDDLVRAAAAAFTAFVDAVAPWRGPQTPAAELAAYVLWSATVAPAGFLTRPAVLMSKHWMDKVWSWDHCFNALALAAGQPELAWDQFQLPFDHQDPTGALPDSVTHSEVLYNYVKPPIHGWALGRLRRQLSTLDRAELTRTYDRLARWTDFWLAARRAPGHDLPHYQHGNDSGWDNATTFDGDRVVETADLAAFLVLQLRCLADLAGELGMPTTSWAVTADRIQAAMLDQLWNGERFTARSAETGQPQASTSLLDLMPIILGADLPADVSAALARRIETHLTAHGLATEPVDSPHYTADGYWRGPIWAPSTVLIEDGLRRAGHTDLADEISHRFRALCEKSGFAENFDAETGTGLRDRAYTWTASSYLILAAAYELRGSST, from the coding sequence ATGTTCTCCATCCAGGACATCCCGTTCAGCTACCGCGGATCCTGGCTCAACATTTCCCCGGTGGTAGCCGAGAAGACGTACGCCGACGACCTGCATCTGGTCTCGCACCAGACCGGCCTGCACCCCGTACTCCGTTTCACACCGTCCCATCTGGACGCCACCGTCGTCGCGACGCCGGCCCTGCTGACCTGGCAGCACGAGACCGGCCGGGTCGAGCTGGCCTACGAGGGCCCGGACACCATCCGGGTACGCGGCGACGGGCTCGGAATGCGGATCGCCGCGGCCGCGGCCACCCTGACCCCGTTCAGCGGCACCTACCTCTACCGCGACCCGGTCGACGGCTCCCACGTGTTCACCTCCTACGAGACCGGCCGCCGCTACCGCCTCACCGTGCTGCACGGCGAGCTGGCCGGATCCGACGGCGTGCAGGCCCTCGGCGCCGCCGACCGAGGCGTCACGCTGCCGGCCGGGCAGCCGTGGGAGATCGCCATCGAGGAGTACGAGGCCGCCCGCCGGCCGTACGCCTCCACCGCCCTCTTCGACGACCTCGTCCGCGCCGCGGCGGCCGCGTTCACCGCGTTCGTCGACGCGGTGGCCCCGTGGCGCGGCCCGCAAACGCCCGCCGCCGAGCTCGCCGCGTACGTGTTGTGGTCGGCCACCGTCGCCCCGGCCGGCTTCCTCACCCGACCCGCTGTGCTGATGTCCAAGCACTGGATGGACAAGGTCTGGAGCTGGGACCACTGTTTCAATGCCCTCGCGCTCGCCGCCGGTCAGCCGGAGCTGGCGTGGGACCAGTTTCAGCTCCCGTTCGACCACCAGGATCCGACCGGCGCATTGCCGGACTCGGTTACCCACTCGGAGGTTCTCTACAACTACGTCAAGCCGCCCATCCACGGGTGGGCGCTGGGCAGGCTGCGCCGGCAGTTGTCCACACTGGATCGTGCCGAGCTGACCAGGACGTACGACCGGTTGGCGCGGTGGACGGACTTCTGGCTCGCCGCCCGGCGGGCGCCCGGCCACGACCTGCCGCACTACCAGCACGGCAACGACAGCGGCTGGGACAACGCCACCACCTTCGACGGCGACCGCGTCGTCGAGACCGCGGACCTGGCCGCCTTCCTCGTCCTCCAACTGCGCTGCCTGGCCGACCTGGCGGGCGAGCTTGGGATGCCCACCACCAGTTGGGCAGTGACCGCCGACCGGATCCAGGCCGCGATGCTCGACCAACTGTGGAACGGCGAGCGGTTCACCGCCCGTAGTGCGGAAACCGGCCAACCACAGGCGAGCACCAGCCTGCTCGACCTCATGCCCATCATCCTGGGCGCCGACCTGCCCGCGGACGTCAGCGCGGCGCTCGCCCGGCGCATCGAAACCCACCTGACCGCCCACGGCCTGGCCACCGAACCGGTCGACTCGCCGCACTACACCGCCGACGGGTACTGGCGCGGCCCGATCTGGGCTCCCTCCACTGTGCTCATCGAGGACGGCCTGCGCCGCGCCGGCCACACCGACCTCGCCGACGAGATCAGTCACCGGTTCCGTGCCCTGTGCGAGAAGTCCGGCTTCGCCGAGAACTTCGACGCCGAAACCGGCACCGGCCTGCGTGACCGCGCCTACACCTGGACCGCCAGCAGCTACCTCATCCTCGCCGCCGCCTACGAACTGAGGGGATCCTCGACATGA
- a CDS encoding LamG-like jellyroll fold domain-containing protein, with product MTRKLAAAALAAVVLIGLPVPAMAADTDGLVLHYDFEGDLSGGVVTDRSGSGLNGTLVNPGAATSTTGADGSQALQLPGGAAGSSTAPYVSIPNGLFAGRTATTISTWVKWAGGADFQWVYCIGKDLNTATFITPSYSGVSKTRSSIKPVNGGSEVGVDATQKLPTDQWVNLVTTIDGQSISYYINGAKIGSTTATLNLGATMHSATNTTSGFLGKPFWGGHPFLAGALDDFRVYDTAFTDAQVAGLAGDHLATLTTVEQTTVDVATNVGTAPSLPSVTAAYSDGIDRETPVAWNAVDPASYARRGTFTVTGVVTGTDITVTANVRVVGLGDLTIDLGTNTGDFHGGASGTLYGLYGEGVPSRNLIEGMRLRTVSTKAQDGPQHPGADALEVVKPLADSTDGDVYIYMTDIYRGFPYQWPGDTPQARLDDFKAKIVKQVDQVLTLEPRYQDNIVFVPFNEPEGNMFGTGEWSYNRVSWLSDPQYYFAAWDEVYALIKAKMPDARIAGPNTSVLYDQVRGFLAHTVAAGTVPEVMTWHELSDPARIRTSVARYRAWEDEVLGGRHLPININEYAFNYHTSVPGQMIQWVSAIEESKVDADIAYWNIDGNLSDSAVQANRGNGQWWLLHAYAQMSGHTVTVTPQFPNVSYTMQGVATVDASKNQARALFGGASGDGLVTFQNAGMFGATAHAIVQEIPWTGQIGDSPQPEVVAEFDQRVSGGTVTVDFGSVLPKLKESSAYQIILTPGRNATSQAVPPTLFSASYEAEDAAHSGSPYYRNGPEGTPSNVSKFYTSGTYNVGGLRTGSGLTLDFPVSVPQTGVYDLSVFANSLNTFGAVAEQGPTNVFLRVDGGAEQELHLPLGYKWVVWDHSDTTVALTKGDHVISLAARSLDGTKTTKGDAIVDRITLALPNPAAAQAIYEAEYATLSGARVDYSRRGVSGAGRVNLAARQSATFWVYAASDREHTVHIDTGGGSGRATLTVNGQRVTDVKKSTEAKVFLSGGINKVTVTGDSGNLYLDRIRVAATSGTLRTTWYEAESATLAGSATVSGTAVTGVGGEPGNANTLTFDVQAPAAGTYALTVRYANPEQSPASHYNPDPLARPADISVNGGAARRTLFPHTFHANNFWYLTIPVQLKAGHNTVRFSSEEQPDFDGTTYISTRYPEPLRSRYAPLIDKIAITPYAG from the coding sequence ATGACAAGGAAGTTAGCCGCCGCCGCGCTCGCCGCCGTGGTCCTAATCGGACTACCGGTCCCGGCGATGGCAGCGGACACCGACGGGCTCGTGCTGCACTACGACTTCGAGGGCGACCTGTCCGGCGGCGTGGTCACCGACCGGTCCGGCTCGGGCCTGAACGGCACGCTCGTCAACCCGGGCGCCGCGACCTCAACCACCGGCGCGGACGGCTCGCAGGCACTGCAGCTGCCCGGCGGCGCCGCCGGCTCCAGCACCGCGCCGTACGTGTCGATCCCCAACGGGCTCTTCGCCGGCCGCACCGCCACCACGATCTCCACCTGGGTCAAGTGGGCCGGCGGTGCGGACTTCCAATGGGTCTACTGCATCGGCAAGGACCTCAACACCGCCACCTTCATCACCCCGTCCTACAGCGGGGTGAGCAAGACCCGCTCGTCCATCAAACCGGTCAACGGCGGGTCGGAGGTCGGTGTCGACGCCACCCAGAAGCTGCCCACCGACCAGTGGGTCAACCTCGTCACCACCATCGACGGGCAGAGCATCAGCTACTACATCAACGGCGCGAAGATCGGCAGCACCACCGCCACCCTTAACCTCGGCGCCACCATGCACTCGGCGACCAACACCACCTCCGGGTTCCTGGGCAAGCCGTTCTGGGGCGGGCACCCGTTCCTGGCCGGCGCGCTGGACGACTTCCGGGTCTACGACACCGCGTTCACCGACGCGCAGGTGGCCGGGCTCGCCGGAGACCACCTCGCGACGCTGACCACGGTCGAGCAGACCACGGTGGACGTCGCCACCAACGTCGGCACCGCGCCGAGCCTGCCTTCGGTGACCGCGGCGTACTCGGACGGCATCGACCGCGAGACCCCGGTCGCCTGGAACGCGGTCGACCCCGCCTCGTACGCCCGCCGCGGCACGTTCACCGTCACCGGGGTGGTCACCGGCACGGACATCACGGTGACGGCGAACGTCCGCGTGGTCGGCCTGGGCGACCTGACGATCGACCTGGGCACGAACACCGGGGACTTCCACGGCGGCGCCTCCGGCACGCTGTACGGCCTCTACGGCGAGGGCGTACCGTCACGCAACCTCATCGAGGGCATGCGGCTTCGTACCGTCTCCACCAAGGCGCAGGACGGCCCGCAGCACCCCGGTGCCGACGCCCTGGAGGTGGTCAAGCCGCTGGCCGACAGCACCGACGGCGACGTGTACATCTACATGACCGACATCTACCGCGGCTTTCCGTACCAGTGGCCGGGCGACACCCCGCAGGCACGGTTGGACGACTTCAAGGCCAAGATCGTCAAGCAGGTCGACCAGGTGCTGACGTTGGAGCCGCGGTACCAGGACAACATCGTCTTCGTGCCGTTCAACGAGCCGGAAGGCAACATGTTCGGCACCGGCGAGTGGAGCTACAACCGGGTCAGCTGGCTCTCCGACCCGCAGTACTACTTCGCCGCCTGGGACGAGGTGTACGCCCTGATCAAGGCGAAGATGCCGGACGCCCGGATCGCCGGCCCGAACACCAGCGTCCTCTACGACCAGGTGCGCGGGTTCCTCGCCCACACGGTCGCGGCGGGCACCGTGCCCGAGGTGATGACCTGGCACGAGCTGAGCGATCCGGCCCGGATCCGCACCAGCGTCGCCAGGTACCGCGCCTGGGAGGACGAGGTGCTCGGCGGCCGGCACCTGCCCATCAACATCAACGAGTACGCCTTCAACTACCACACCTCGGTGCCCGGCCAGATGATCCAGTGGGTGTCGGCTATCGAGGAGTCCAAGGTGGACGCCGACATCGCGTACTGGAACATCGACGGCAACCTCAGCGACTCCGCCGTCCAGGCCAACCGGGGCAACGGGCAGTGGTGGCTGCTGCACGCGTACGCCCAGATGAGCGGCCACACGGTCACGGTGACCCCGCAGTTCCCCAATGTCAGCTACACCATGCAGGGCGTGGCCACAGTGGACGCCTCCAAGAACCAGGCGCGGGCCCTGTTCGGCGGCGCGTCCGGCGACGGACTGGTCACCTTCCAGAACGCCGGCATGTTCGGTGCCACCGCGCACGCCATCGTCCAGGAGATCCCGTGGACCGGGCAGATCGGCGACTCACCCCAGCCGGAGGTCGTCGCGGAGTTCGACCAGCGGGTATCCGGCGGCACCGTGACCGTGGACTTCGGGAGCGTCCTGCCCAAGCTGAAGGAGTCCTCGGCGTACCAGATAATCCTGACCCCGGGCCGCAACGCCACCTCGCAGGCTGTGCCCCCGACGCTCTTTAGCGCCAGCTACGAGGCCGAGGACGCCGCGCACAGCGGCTCCCCCTACTACCGCAACGGCCCCGAAGGCACACCCTCCAATGTGTCCAAGTTCTACACCTCCGGCACCTACAACGTCGGCGGCCTGCGCACCGGCTCCGGCCTGACGCTGGACTTCCCCGTCTCGGTGCCGCAGACCGGCGTGTACGACCTGAGCGTGTTCGCCAACTCCCTCAACACTTTTGGCGCCGTCGCCGAACAGGGCCCGACCAACGTCTTCCTGCGCGTCGACGGGGGAGCGGAACAGGAACTGCACCTGCCGCTGGGCTACAAGTGGGTGGTGTGGGACCACTCCGACACCACGGTCGCGCTCACCAAGGGCGACCACGTGATCAGCCTGGCCGCGCGGAGCCTGGACGGCACGAAGACCACCAAGGGCGACGCGATCGTCGACCGCATCACCCTCGCGCTGCCCAACCCCGCCGCCGCCCAAGCCATCTACGAGGCCGAGTACGCCACGCTCAGCGGCGCCCGCGTCGACTACAGCCGCCGCGGCGTGTCCGGCGCCGGTCGCGTCAACCTCGCCGCCCGGCAGTCCGCCACCTTCTGGGTGTACGCCGCCAGCGACCGCGAGCACACCGTCCACATCGACACCGGCGGCGGCAGTGGCCGCGCGACCCTGACCGTGAACGGCCAGCGGGTCACCGACGTCAAGAAGTCGACCGAGGCGAAGGTGTTTCTGTCCGGCGGCATCAACAAGGTGACCGTGACCGGCGACTCCGGCAACCTCTACCTGGACCGGATCCGGGTCGCGGCCACCTCGGGCACGCTGCGCACCACATGGTACGAGGCGGAATCCGCCACCCTGGCCGGCTCCGCCACGGTCAGCGGCACGGCGGTCACCGGCGTCGGCGGCGAACCGGGCAACGCCAACACGCTCACCTTCGACGTCCAGGCCCCGGCCGCCGGCACGTACGCCCTGACCGTCCGCTACGCCAACCCGGAGCAGTCGCCCGCCTCCCACTACAACCCCGACCCCCTCGCCCGCCCCGCCGACATCTCCGTCAACGGGGGAGCGGCGCGGCGGACCCTGTTCCCGCATACGTTCCACGCCAACAACTTCTGGTACCTGACCATCCCGGTCCAGCTCAAGGCCGGCCACAACACCGTCCGATTCTCGTCCGAGGAGCAGCCCGACTTCGACGGCACCACGTACATCAGCACCCGCTACCCCGAGCCCTTGCGCTCCCGCTACGCCCCGCTAATCGACAAGATCGCCATCACCCCCTACGCCGGCTAG
- a CDS encoding phosphatidylinositol-specific phospholipase C: MKRALGVLGAGVLAVALIVVPQPAFAADASYRTLSAARNPDWMGGLASGASLAALSIPGTHETLAIHGGDYVQAQENFGDSAATLTAQLNAGIRMIDIRARVNEGNTFTIHHGATYQVANFDDVLDKLAAFLAAHPGETVIMRLKQECTGETGSCVDASGQNSFPDIFDAYVAARPGLFWAPSVTRASAAAVPTLGAVRGKVVLAVLNGPRGGRFSNYGLAQFSGWNDGSSTYVQDEYNVPSVFSIPAKREAVSDFLATTNAGDPTKLYVNFASGAGAGAPPYWVAGGALWEQGVDPYVLDYLNDNTLSRTGVLMLDFPGGGLINKIISIN; encoded by the coding sequence GTGAAGCGTGCTCTCGGTGTCCTTGGGGCCGGTGTCCTGGCCGTTGCGTTGATCGTCGTCCCGCAGCCGGCGTTCGCCGCGGATGCGTCCTATCGGACGCTGAGCGCCGCGCGCAACCCGGACTGGATGGGTGGCCTGGCCTCGGGTGCGAGCCTGGCGGCGCTGTCGATTCCGGGTACGCACGAGACGCTGGCCATCCACGGCGGTGACTACGTGCAGGCCCAGGAGAACTTCGGGGACAGCGCCGCGACGCTGACGGCGCAGCTCAACGCGGGGATCCGGATGATCGACATCCGGGCACGGGTCAACGAGGGAAACACCTTCACGATCCACCACGGGGCGACCTACCAGGTGGCGAACTTCGATGACGTGCTGGACAAGCTGGCCGCCTTCCTCGCGGCTCATCCTGGCGAGACCGTGATCATGCGGCTCAAGCAGGAATGTACTGGGGAGACAGGTTCCTGCGTCGACGCCTCGGGCCAGAACAGCTTTCCGGACATCTTCGACGCGTACGTGGCGGCGCGTCCCGGCCTGTTCTGGGCGCCGTCGGTGACCCGGGCGAGCGCGGCGGCGGTGCCCACGCTCGGCGCGGTCCGCGGCAAGGTGGTGCTGGCCGTGCTGAACGGGCCGCGCGGCGGTCGCTTCTCCAACTACGGCCTGGCGCAGTTCTCCGGGTGGAACGACGGCTCGTCGACCTACGTCCAGGACGAGTACAACGTGCCGTCGGTCTTCTCGATCCCGGCCAAGCGGGAGGCGGTCAGCGACTTCCTGGCGACCACGAACGCCGGCGATCCGACCAAGTTGTACGTCAACTTCGCCAGCGGCGCGGGCGCGGGAGCCCCACCCTATTGGGTGGCCGGCGGGGCGCTCTGGGAGCAGGGGGTCGACCCCTACGTGCTGGACTACCTCAACGACAACACGCTGAGCCGTACCGGTGTGCTGATGCTCGACTTCCCCGGCGGCGGCCTCATCAACAAAATCATCTCAATCAACTGA